The genomic window GCGCCGACGACGCCGAACGGGCCGCCGCGGCCCACCTCCTGCTCGCCGAGCGGCCGGTGCTCTCGATCAACGGCAACGTCGCGGCGCTGGTCCCCGGCGGGATGGCCGCCCTCGCCGACGCGACGGGTGCCGATCTCGAGGTCAACCTCTTCAATCGCACCCCAGAGCGGATCGAGGCCATCGCCGATCACCTGCGCGAGCACGGCGCGGACGAGGTGAAGGGACTCGAGGCCGATGCGCGGATTCCGAACCTCGACCACAAGCGGGCGAAGGTCGACGCCGACGGCATCTACGCGGCCGACGTCGTGCTCGTACCGCTCGAGGACGGCGACCGCGCCGAGGCGCTAGACGAGATGGGCAAGACCGAGATCGTGATCGACCTCAACCCGCTGTCGCGCTCGCCGCAGGTCGCCGACGTGCCGATCGTGGACAACATCATCCGCGCGGTGCCGAACATCACCGCGCACGCCCGCGAGTTGGCCGACGCCGACGAAGACGAACTTCGAGAGATCGTCGAGGCCTTCGACCGGGACCGAGCGCTCGAGGAGGCGGAGGAACGGATCCGGTCAGGCGACCTCTGATCGGCCGCGGTCTCGCTCGAGACCAACTATTATCTGTCACCGCACCGAACGGTCGGGCGATGCCATCGCTCGAGCCACCATGTCTGCGATCGGAACACGCCTCCCGCGGCGCGGCCGAGGGAGCGAAACTCGGCGGGAAGGTCGGCGGTCTCGCCGGACCGGCGGGCGGTGCGGTCGGGGCCGGCGTCGGCGCGGCGACCGGCTACCTCGCGGGGACGGCCCGCGATCGGGTCGACTCACTGACACCGTTTTGAATTCATCGGGCGCGAGTGTGCGACCGTCCGGGACACTACCGTCGTTCAAGAAGGCATAAATCCGTCCGTTGATTCCACTCAGACAGCAATGGATACCTACGACCTGATCACGCGAAACGCCGAGGAGGTCGTCACCGACGAGGAGGTCCGCGACCTCGCGGCGGATCCCGCGGGGAAACGCGCCTACGTCGGCTACGAGCCCTCCGGCGTGCTCCACCTCGGCCACCTGCTGACCGCGAACAAACTCATCGATCTCCAGGAGGCGGGCATGGACGTCGTCATCCTGCTGGCGGATGTCCACGCCTACCTCAACGACAAGGGGACCTTCGACGAGATTCAGGAGACCGCCGAGCAGATGAAAGCCCAGTTCCTCGCCTACGGGCTCGACGAGGATCAAACCGAGTTCGTCTACGGCTCCGAGTTCCAACTCGACGAGGAGTACGTACTCGACCTGCACACGCTCGAGGTCGACACGACGATGAACCGCGCCCAGCGCGCGATGGCCGAGCTACAGGGCGACGAGACGGCCAAGGTGAGCCACCTCGTCTACCCGCTGATGCAGACCTTGGACATCGAGTACCTCGACCTCGATCTGGCCGTCGGCGGCTTAGACCAGCGCAAGGTCCACATGCTCGCCCGCGAGAAACTGCCCGAAGTCGACTACGAGGTCCGGCCGGCCCTGCACACGCCC from Natrinema versiforme includes these protein-coding regions:
- a CDS encoding tyrosine--tRNA ligase, which codes for MDTYDLITRNAEEVVTDEEVRDLAADPAGKRAYVGYEPSGVLHLGHLLTANKLIDLQEAGMDVVILLADVHAYLNDKGTFDEIQETAEQMKAQFLAYGLDEDQTEFVYGSEFQLDEEYVLDLHTLEVDTTMNRAQRAMAELQGDETAKVSHLVYPLMQTLDIEYLDLDLAVGGLDQRKVHMLAREKLPEVDYEVRPALHTPIVADLTSGKGKMSSSEGVTISMEDSTEDLEEKVNSAYCPPTRDPEPDDDGNERENPVLELFEYHVFPRFDEIVVERPEKYGGDLTYEDYEALADDLESGELHPADAKGTLATYLDELIAPGREKLREIRG
- a CDS encoding 4-phosphopantoate--beta-alanine ligase, translating into MSDYDSVSADVEHEEEIPEDHPRYQDLLTRHRIEAGIEKGITHLQGMHAEGRGSAFDYLLGEETILSADDAERAAAAHLLLAERPVLSINGNVAALVPGGMAALADATGADLEVNLFNRTPERIEAIADHLREHGADEVKGLEADARIPNLDHKRAKVDADGIYAADVVLVPLEDGDRAEALDEMGKTEIVIDLNPLSRSPQVADVPIVDNIIRAVPNITAHARELADADEDELREIVEAFDRDRALEEAEERIRSGDL